The following coding sequences are from one Rhipicephalus microplus isolate Deutch F79 chromosome 3, USDA_Rmic, whole genome shotgun sequence window:
- the LOC142803382 gene encoding endothelin-converting enzyme 1-like, whose protein sequence is MMSGGLSLAYKSYLIFMAKYEEEFVNSNIPDMKLTLNQYFFLQFSMNFCTAKAEEYNNMLNQTELISKLRIVIPMQSSFRMSKDFVCADASVLGTPDKCSVL, encoded by the exons ATGATGTCTGGCGGCCTGTCACTCGCTTATAAG AGCTACCTAATATTCATGGCTAAGTACGAAGAGGAATTTGTGAATTCCAACATTCCTGACATGAAGCTCACCTTAAATCAATATTTCTTTCTGCAGTTCTCTATG AACTTTTGCACAGCGAAGGCAGAAGAATACAATAACATGCTCAACCAGACGGAATTGATCAGTAAGCTTAG AATCGTGATACCGATGCAGAGCTCCTTTCGAATGTCGAAAGACTTTGTCTGTGCGGATGCGAGCGTCCTCGGAACACCCGACAAGTGCTCTGTTTTATAA